One segment of Oscillospiraceae bacterium MB08-C2-2 DNA contains the following:
- a CDS encoding flagellin encodes MTTMNIRLNKPAATASRVGQAVNRDIAKNLEKLASGSRINRAADNAAGLAISEKMRTQIRGLDMGAKNTQHAAELLKTADGALSEVTSMMQRMRELAVQAANGTYDEADRQAIQAEVSELTSAIQDVSTSLNFNQKQLLDGSVHGDYGYSYGIKESATITPKDPAVIKAGEAFEGRLHVASGTNAEINSSSYTSSYLNSLNGPPPNFPLEGVFAIQVQTPEHGTVNAVLDFGTENADGDFSLDQFEAFFQDQFQGLADFSITASGDIQMKTTSLGGNQTKIIIGINNTATLGLPSGTRFVNSSLFGASPYQSYNATIGAKTSRALTAAEVAALQSAPGVFNSSQVLNSTLLWSLLPASTSFSFAIEKRTSTNPLTWQSVPGSTQSFSKSGNLSGATNLSDVRAYLNNPANNNSDYFNSSSVIPSVSIDRDGFAYVSFTGSTSVNSDYSSNPPYRSAFIYNPATANHSAYASSPVITSAYTAAVSEEIGTLTISIGNVPGVSPAPSVTVDFGTMDFANTQAMIDYINQRLNATAPVPAPKFTNSTYNAAFPVAQAYIDSNGYLAVRAAEREFSIGITEKESDKPMFSKTSFGVSGQNWSNRITITDDSGDQTFINIKPGDYNGINDFITQNSANFSPKYILGTNEAGNSLVITSAGAGAEYTVSNISLDVIPSTTESNIYMQSVFQKLGFGTPGLNVYQDGVTHPAIPDLTKALWIQTGANQGDGLYIGIPRLDAYDLGLLIKAADHANSGAYQGISQQLGTDNYSSALNVEPDGYGLDVTSHEKAAGAISILDNAINIVSTERAQLGAVANRLEHTLNYNGTTQENITAAESAIRDLDMASEMMTFVKNNIISQAAQAMLSQASQLPGGILQLLR; translated from the coding sequence ATGACAACAATGAATATTCGACTGAATAAACCCGCAGCAACTGCCTCGCGTGTCGGCCAGGCGGTGAATCGGGATATAGCAAAGAATTTGGAGAAGCTTGCCTCCGGCAGCCGGATTAACCGTGCTGCCGATAATGCGGCCGGTCTTGCCATTTCTGAGAAAATGCGCACGCAAATTCGTGGGCTTGACATGGGCGCGAAAAATACCCAGCACGCTGCTGAACTGCTTAAAACCGCGGATGGAGCTCTTTCCGAAGTGACCAGTATGATGCAAAGGATGCGGGAGCTGGCTGTTCAGGCTGCAAACGGCACCTATGACGAAGCGGATCGGCAGGCCATTCAAGCGGAAGTCTCTGAGCTCACCTCTGCTATACAAGATGTTTCCACCTCCTTGAATTTCAACCAAAAACAGCTCCTTGATGGTTCTGTACACGGCGATTATGGATATTCTTATGGAATCAAGGAGTCTGCTACCATTACACCCAAGGACCCAGCAGTGATTAAGGCGGGGGAAGCCTTTGAAGGCCGTCTGCACGTTGCTTCTGGAACCAATGCGGAAATAAACAGCTCCTCCTATACAAGCAGTTATTTAAATAGCCTCAACGGCCCACCGCCCAACTTCCCATTGGAGGGTGTGTTTGCCATACAGGTTCAGACTCCTGAGCATGGAACTGTGAATGCTGTTCTGGATTTTGGCACAGAAAATGCGGATGGGGATTTCTCATTGGATCAGTTTGAGGCTTTCTTTCAGGATCAGTTTCAAGGCCTTGCAGATTTTTCAATCACGGCATCCGGTGATATTCAGATGAAAACCACAAGCTTGGGCGGGAATCAGACAAAGATTATCATTGGCATAAACAATACAGCCACACTGGGACTTCCTTCAGGAACAAGGTTTGTGAACTCTTCCTTGTTCGGTGCTAGCCCTTATCAAAGCTACAACGCAACAATCGGTGCCAAAACATCCAGAGCATTGACAGCTGCTGAGGTGGCTGCGCTGCAATCTGCACCGGGCGTTTTCAACTCCAGCCAGGTTTTGAACAGCACCCTTTTATGGAGTTTGCTGCCTGCCAGCACAAGCTTTTCATTCGCAATAGAAAAACGCACATCCACCAACCCTTTGACCTGGCAAAGCGTACCTGGCTCGACCCAAAGCTTTTCTAAATCCGGGAACCTTTCAGGAGCAACCAACCTTTCAGATGTTCGAGCCTATTTGAATAACCCTGCCAACAACAATTCGGATTACTTCAACAGCAGCAGCGTAATTCCCAGTGTGTCTATAGACCGTGATGGATTTGCATATGTAAGCTTTACCGGCAGCACCTCTGTCAATTCTGATTATTCAAGCAATCCTCCTTACCGCAGTGCTTTTATCTATAACCCTGCTACGGCAAATCACAGCGCCTATGCCTCTTCTCCTGTTATAACCAGCGCATATACCGCAGCTGTGTCGGAAGAAATCGGCACGCTGACCATTTCTATTGGAAATGTTCCCGGTGTTTCGCCTGCTCCGTCTGTGACTGTTGATTTTGGGACAATGGATTTTGCTAATACGCAGGCGATGATAGACTATATTAACCAGCGGCTGAATGCTACCGCTCCGGTGCCGGCACCAAAGTTTACAAACTCCACCTACAATGCGGCCTTTCCGGTTGCCCAGGCATATATAGACAGCAATGGGTATTTGGCTGTCCGAGCCGCTGAACGGGAATTCAGCATTGGGATTACCGAAAAAGAATCAGATAAGCCCATGTTTTCCAAAACCTCCTTTGGTGTGAGCGGGCAAAATTGGTCAAATAGAATAACCATAACCGATGATTCCGGCGACCAAACCTTTATTAATATTAAGCCGGGGGATTATAACGGAATTAACGACTTTATCACGCAGAATTCCGCTAATTTTTCACCCAAGTATATTCTTGGTACCAACGAGGCTGGGAACTCTCTCGTTATTACGAGCGCCGGTGCAGGTGCGGAGTATACTGTCAGCAACATCAGCTTAGACGTTATTCCCAGTACAACCGAAAGCAATATATATATGCAGAGTGTATTTCAAAAGCTGGGATTTGGAACTCCGGGGCTCAATGTTTATCAGGATGGTGTGACCCATCCGGCTATACCCGATCTGACCAAAGCGCTCTGGATTCAAACGGGTGCAAACCAGGGGGATGGTCTGTATATCGGCATTCCCCGTCTGGATGCTTATGATCTGGGCCTTTTAATTAAGGCGGCAGATCATGCCAACAGTGGGGCGTATCAGGGCATCAGCCAACAGCTGGGTACGGATAACTACAGTTCGGCCTTGAATGTGGAGCCGGATGGATACGGGCTGGATGTTACTTCCCACGAAAAAGCAGCCGGTGCAATATCCATATTGGATAACGCCATCAATATTGTTTCCACTGAGCGGGCACAGCTGGGTGCTGTGGCCAATAGGCTGGAGCATACCCTGAATTACAATGGCACCACACAGGAGAACATCACAGCCGCCGAATCCGCCATTCGTGATTTGGATATGGCCAGCGAGATGATGACCTTTGTGAAAAACAACATCATTTCGCAGGCTGCTCAGGCGATGCTTTCACAGGCCAGCCAGCTGCCCGGCGGTATACTGCAATTGCTCCGGTGA
- a CDS encoding branched-chain amino acid aminotransferase: MEVRIELTKTPKAKPADQSALSFGHVFTDHMFLMNYSSEKGWFDARVVPYAPLQLDPATTSLHYGQLVFEGMKAYKTEDNRTVLFRPQENMKRLNVSNDRLCIPQINEEDALHGLCELLKVEEAWIPTAPGTSLYIRPFIISTDAFLGVHPSDTYLFIIILSPVGPYYKEGLAPVRINVETQYVRAVPGGTGHIKCAGNYAASLKGQVEAGKKGYSQVLWLDGAERKYVDEVGAMNVFFVVDGELITSSLTGGILPGITRKSIIELAKSWGLKVTERKIAITELVDAYKAGKLDEAFGTGTAAVISPIGELNWGDVSMKLSDGKIGALSQRFYDELVGIQLCKREDKFGWIYEVK; encoded by the coding sequence ATGGAGGTTCGTATCGAACTCACCAAAACGCCTAAGGCCAAACCGGCGGATCAGAGTGCTTTGAGCTTTGGGCATGTTTTTACCGACCACATGTTTCTGATGAATTACAGCTCGGAAAAGGGCTGGTTTGATGCCCGAGTAGTACCCTATGCGCCGTTGCAGCTGGACCCTGCCACCACCTCCCTCCATTATGGCCAGTTGGTTTTCGAGGGTATGAAGGCTTATAAAACAGAGGATAACCGCACTGTATTGTTCCGCCCGCAGGAGAATATGAAGCGCCTGAATGTGAGCAACGACCGCCTGTGTATCCCCCAGATTAACGAGGAGGATGCTCTCCACGGCTTGTGTGAGCTGCTGAAGGTTGAAGAGGCTTGGATTCCCACCGCACCCGGAACCTCTCTGTATATTCGCCCTTTTATTATTTCCACTGATGCTTTCTTGGGGGTACATCCCTCTGATACTTATCTGTTTATCATTATTCTTTCCCCTGTCGGCCCCTATTACAAAGAGGGCTTGGCCCCGGTCAGAATCAATGTGGAAACCCAGTATGTCCGTGCTGTTCCCGGCGGAACCGGCCACATCAAATGTGCCGGCAACTATGCCGCTTCGTTGAAAGGGCAGGTTGAGGCCGGAAAGAAGGGCTATTCTCAGGTTTTGTGGCTGGATGGCGCCGAGCGCAAATATGTGGACGAAGTGGGTGCCATGAATGTGTTTTTTGTGGTGGATGGTGAGCTGATTACTTCCAGCCTGACCGGTGGTATTCTGCCGGGCATTACCCGCAAATCCATTATTGAACTGGCAAAGTCATGGGGCCTGAAGGTCACAGAGCGTAAAATTGCCATTACCGAGCTTGTTGATGCCTATAAGGCTGGTAAGCTGGACGAAGCTTTTGGAACCGGAACTGCCGCTGTTATCTCTCCCATTGGAGAGCTTAACTGGGGCGATGTGAGCATGAAGCTCAGCGATGGCAAAATTGGTGCACTTTCTCAGCGCTTTTATGATGAGCTGGTGGGCATTCAGCTCTGCAAGCGTGAGGATAAATTCGGCTGGATTTACGAAGTGAAATAA
- a CDS encoding cell wall hydrolase produces MSYSARELLARIIKCEAGGEGDNGMRAVATVIMNRVNASTGEYQRVGQGDLRQIIYQTGQFDCVRDVVGGRPNMQTIYNSNPEPIHYEIADWALGGGLLNAAGTSLWYFNPYGECREYFPPNRSGAFHTRINLHCFYRPTELYHQT; encoded by the coding sequence ATGTCATATAGCGCCCGAGAGCTTTTAGCGCGGATCATAAAATGCGAAGCTGGCGGAGAAGGCGATAATGGGATGCGGGCAGTCGCTACCGTCATTATGAACCGTGTCAATGCAAGCACCGGCGAATACCAGCGTGTAGGGCAGGGTGATTTACGCCAGATTATTTACCAAACAGGGCAGTTCGACTGCGTGCGGGATGTAGTTGGGGGCAGGCCCAACATGCAGACCATCTACAATTCCAACCCGGAACCGATTCATTATGAAATCGCCGATTGGGCTCTGGGAGGCGGATTGCTCAATGCAGCAGGCACCAGCCTGTGGTATTTCAACCCATATGGTGAATGCAGGGAATATTTCCCTCCCAACCGTTCGGGGGCCTTTCACACTCGAATTAACCTGCACTGCTTCTATCGCCCCACTGAACTGTATCATCAAACATAA
- a CDS encoding mannitol dehydrogenase family protein, giving the protein MLKLTHEGIQEKKGWEEKGIALPGYCVSDMVKKTTENPRWLHLGAGNIFRGYVADLQHSMLNQGKADTGIIAAESYDEEIIERIYAPYDNLTLLVVMKGDGSFDKRVVSSLSEGLVADPARGADWNRLVEIFKKPSLQMVSFTITEKGYSLQKISGELMDIVVQDISEGPKAPRHAMARACALLLERYKNGALPVAMVSMDNCSHNGDKLRASITTIAEKWVEGGFADQGFLAYIGDEAKISFPLSMIDKITPSPAVRVRELLEADGIAAMDVVKTSKNTHIAPFVNAEQAQYLVIEDKFPNGRPALEEVGVYFTNRETVDKVEKMKVCTCLNPLHTCLAVLGCLLGYTLIADELKDDALRGLIQKVGYQEGLPVVVNPGIIDPKTFIDEVMNIRFPNPNIPDTPQRIATDTSQKVAIRFGETIKAYNARAELNPADLVYIPLAIAGWCRYLLAVDDNLEPMTLSPDPMLESLQAYLKGITAGKGAEQPVHDALAPILSNVQVMGIDLYSVGLGEKIEDYFAQMLAGKGAVRATIEKYL; this is encoded by the coding sequence ATGCTGAAGCTAACACACGAAGGCATTCAAGAGAAAAAAGGCTGGGAGGAAAAGGGCATTGCGCTTCCCGGTTATTGCGTATCCGATATGGTAAAAAAAACCACCGAAAATCCACGGTGGCTCCATTTGGGGGCAGGAAATATATTTAGAGGCTATGTGGCGGATCTCCAGCACAGCATGCTGAATCAGGGTAAGGCTGATACTGGCATTATTGCTGCTGAATCCTATGATGAGGAAATTATCGAGCGCATTTACGCTCCCTATGACAACCTGACCCTGTTGGTGGTCATGAAGGGGGATGGCTCCTTCGATAAACGAGTGGTTTCCAGCCTGAGTGAGGGCTTAGTAGCTGATCCTGCCAGAGGTGCTGACTGGAACCGGTTGGTGGAAATCTTTAAGAAGCCTTCTCTCCAAATGGTCAGCTTTACCATTACCGAAAAGGGCTACAGCCTGCAAAAAATATCAGGCGAGCTGATGGATATTGTGGTGCAGGATATTAGCGAAGGCCCCAAGGCTCCCCGGCACGCTATGGCCAGAGCCTGTGCACTGCTGTTGGAGCGCTATAAAAACGGTGCTCTGCCTGTGGCCATGGTGAGCATGGATAACTGCTCTCACAATGGCGATAAGCTACGTGCTTCCATTACCACCATTGCCGAAAAATGGGTAGAGGGCGGCTTTGCCGATCAGGGCTTCCTCGCTTATATTGGGGATGAGGCCAAGATCAGCTTCCCGCTTTCCATGATCGATAAGATCACCCCCAGCCCGGCTGTGCGGGTCAGAGAGCTGCTGGAGGCAGATGGCATTGCAGCTATGGATGTGGTTAAAACCAGCAAAAATACTCATATTGCGCCCTTTGTAAACGCAGAGCAGGCTCAGTATCTTGTGATTGAAGATAAGTTCCCCAACGGCCGGCCGGCTTTGGAGGAAGTGGGTGTCTACTTCACCAATCGGGAGACTGTCGATAAAGTGGAAAAGATGAAGGTTTGCACCTGCCTGAATCCCCTGCACACTTGCTTGGCTGTTTTGGGCTGTCTGCTTGGCTACACGCTGATTGCCGATGAGCTGAAGGACGATGCACTGCGTGGCCTCATCCAGAAGGTCGGCTATCAGGAGGGCTTGCCGGTTGTAGTCAATCCCGGTATTATTGATCCCAAAACCTTTATCGATGAGGTCATGAATATCCGCTTCCCCAACCCTAATATTCCTGACACACCCCAGCGTATTGCTACCGATACTTCTCAGAAGGTTGCCATCCGCTTTGGCGAGACCATCAAGGCCTATAACGCCCGGGCAGAGCTCAATCCCGCTGATTTGGTGTATATTCCTTTGGCCATTGCCGGTTGGTGCCGCTATCTGTTGGCTGTGGACGACAATCTGGAGCCTATGACCCTCAGCCCCGATCCTATGCTGGAAAGCCTTCAGGCTTATCTGAAGGGGATTACTGCCGGTAAGGGTGCTGAACAGCCTGTTCATGATGCACTTGCTCCCATTCTTTCCAATGTGCAGGTCATGGGCATTGATCTTTACAGCGTTGGGCTGGGCGAAAAAATCGAGGATTATTTTGCACAGATGCTGGCCGGTAAAGGCGCTGTCCGTGCAACCATCGAAAAATATCTGTAA
- the chbG gene encoding chitin disaccharide deacetylase, with protein MKKSADTQAIKIIFNADDFGICRAVNYGILDAFRLGVVRSTSLMATGDAYEHAVEIAQSFADLDIGVHLSLTHGQPITARVSSMLNAQGQFISLAQFNEIKGKLDIAAIEEEFTAQIEKILASGLKPTHLDSHHHIHMMASLFPLALKLAKKYKLAIRLRSRSQLPQEYSDLVSPELLMEEFYGDQLTEDQLAEILYIHEGKTSSLEIMCHPGYLDTFLNTHSSYSSQRINELNILTDPKLRQVIETFGAELISYAQLTAQ; from the coding sequence ATGAAGAAATCCGCCGACACTCAAGCCATAAAAATCATCTTCAATGCGGATGATTTTGGAATTTGCCGTGCAGTTAACTACGGTATCTTAGATGCCTTCCGTCTTGGTGTGGTGCGCAGCACCTCCCTTATGGCCACAGGGGATGCCTATGAACATGCAGTGGAAATTGCCCAGAGCTTCGCTGATTTAGATATAGGGGTTCACCTTTCTCTGACACACGGGCAGCCCATAACTGCAAGGGTTTCTTCTATGCTCAATGCACAGGGGCAGTTTATCTCTCTCGCCCAATTTAATGAAATCAAGGGTAAGCTGGATATTGCCGCCATAGAAGAAGAATTCACGGCGCAAATCGAAAAAATTCTGGCCAGCGGCTTAAAGCCAACCCATCTGGACAGCCACCATCACATTCACATGATGGCATCCCTGTTCCCACTGGCTCTTAAACTGGCCAAAAAATACAAGCTTGCTATCCGCCTGCGCAGCCGCAGCCAGCTTCCACAGGAATACAGCGACTTAGTCTCCCCTGAATTGTTGATGGAAGAATTCTACGGTGACCAGCTCACCGAAGACCAGCTGGCGGAAATACTGTATATTCACGAAGGTAAAACCTCTTCACTGGAAATTATGTGCCATCCGGGATACTTGGATACTTTCCTGAATACTCACAGCTCTTATTCCAGCCAGCGCATCAACGAGCTGAATATATTAACCGACCCTAAGCTCCGGCAGGTTATTGAGACCTTTGGCGCCGAGCTGATCAGTTACGCCCAGCTGACTGCCCAGTAA